One Triplophysa rosa linkage group LG21, Trosa_1v2, whole genome shotgun sequence DNA segment encodes these proteins:
- the LOC130571840 gene encoding uncharacterized protein LOC130571840 isoform X2, giving the protein MTQGKSKSKHGHTNGAGQKTETAALRQSKLKSMSKSDTRLNDMNRLPCNANGAPKSRPASMDLLLLHTRRSNSDLRPLSTSCQLPHAPAGSESEREHTYSEVGRRSSPALHPADDGLYESVGIKGAGSDAAAPPSVPPQTSTNTATLLHPHSPKFDGNGRVRGGVNGASPEVTAEYASIRKVKKLERCRREEVLDDGEREQHSLSSTESSSGTLHRKTVEPFHLPTFPKEAVFMGNGEQYIWKPPEEDEINLSGVGPLENGHSHPTAVEISDMYSTVCKTLKRRHQQGQSQEDSRPTGSALSQDVEQGSVGWPAGGATSEEPWGRSCPQEEHCYEPVGEKTWPRGQALESDQAYATIDPHRKREKLASNTLKLKKKGPAQGPGRAMTCENFYETIGDVKQGANAASTTTIFTFNDGMEMYVTGL; this is encoded by the exons atgacacaagg AAAAAGCAAAAGCAAACATGGCCACACTAATGGAGCGGGTCAGAAAACCGAAACA GCTGCTCTGCGCCAGTCCAAGCTGAAGTCCATGAGCAAATCTGACACCCGCCTGAACGATATGAACCGACTGCCATGCAACGCCaatg GCGCTCCCAAGAGTCGGCCAGCCAGCATGGACCTCTTGCTCTTGCACACCCGCCGCTCCAATTCTGACCTTCGACCACTGAGCACTAGCTGCCAGCTGCCTCACGCGCCCGCCGGCTCCGAGAGCGAGCGTGAGCACACCTACTCCGAAGTCGGTCGTCGATCCTCTCCCGCGCTCCACCCCGCAGACGACGGGCTGTACGAGAGCGTGGGGATCAAAGGGGCAGGGTCTGATGCTGCTGCCCCGCCCTCTGTCCCTCCCCAGACATCGACCAACACGGCCACTCTGCTCCACCCACACAGCCCAAAGTTTGATGGGAACGGGCGAGTCAGAGGAGGTGTGAACGGCGCGAGTCCTGAGGTGACGGCGGAGTACGCCTCGATACGGAAGGTGAAGAAGCTGGAGCGCTGCCGGAGAGAAGAAGTGCTAGATGATGGGGAGAGAGAGCAGCATAGCCTTTCCAGTACGGAGTCCTCCAGCGGCACGCTGCACCGGAAAACAGTGGAACCATTTCATCTGCCCACTTTCCCAAAG GAGGCAGTCTTCATGGGCAATGGTGAGCAGTACATTTGGAAGCCACCAGAAGAAGATGAGATCAATCTGTCAGGAGTTGGTCCGCTGGAGAATGGCCACAGTCATCCCACTGCTGTGGAG aTCTCTGACATGTACTCCACCGTTTGTAAGACCCTGaagaggagacatcagcaggGTCAGAGCCAAGAGGATAGCAGGCCGACGGGCTCCGCTCTGTCCCAAGATGTGGAGCAGGGCTCTGTGGGCTGGCCCGCTGGCGGTGCTACCAGCGAAGAGCCTTGGGGGAGGAGTTGCCCCCAGGAGGAGCATTGCTATGAACCAGTGGGTGAGAAGACGTGGCCACGGGGCCAGGCGCTAGAGTCAGACCAGGCGTACGCCACCATTGATCCCCACCGGAAGCGAGAAAAGCTGGCCAGCAACACACTGAAGCTTAAAAAGAAGGGTCCGGCTCAAGGTCCGGGGAGAGCCATGACCTGCGAGAACTTTTACGAGACTATCGGTGATGTGAAGCAAGGAGCGAACGCAGCAAGCACCACCACTATCTTTACCTTTAATGATGGCATGGAAATGTACGTTACGGGGCTATAA
- the LOC130571840 gene encoding uncharacterized protein LOC130571840 isoform X1: protein MFADLPKVLILGAIAAASAFVVTILIVLVCVGCQRKSKSKHGHTNGAGQKTETAALRQSKLKSMSKSDTRLNDMNRLPCNANGAPKSRPASMDLLLLHTRRSNSDLRPLSTSCQLPHAPAGSESEREHTYSEVGRRSSPALHPADDGLYESVGIKGAGSDAAAPPSVPPQTSTNTATLLHPHSPKFDGNGRVRGGVNGASPEVTAEYASIRKVKKLERCRREEVLDDGEREQHSLSSTESSSGTLHRKTVEPFHLPTFPKEAVFMGNGEQYIWKPPEEDEINLSGVGPLENGHSHPTAVEISDMYSTVCKTLKRRHQQGQSQEDSRPTGSALSQDVEQGSVGWPAGGATSEEPWGRSCPQEEHCYEPVGEKTWPRGQALESDQAYATIDPHRKREKLASNTLKLKKKGPAQGPGRAMTCENFYETIGDVKQGANAASTTTIFTFNDGMEMYVTGL from the exons ATGTTCGCAGATCTCCCCAAGGTGCTGATACTGGGGGCCATCGCAGCGGCCTCTGCCTTTGTGGTCACCATCCTTATCGTACTGGTGTGTGTGGGCTGTCAGAG AAAAAGCAAAAGCAAACATGGCCACACTAATGGAGCGGGTCAGAAAACCGAAACA GCTGCTCTGCGCCAGTCCAAGCTGAAGTCCATGAGCAAATCTGACACCCGCCTGAACGATATGAACCGACTGCCATGCAACGCCaatg GCGCTCCCAAGAGTCGGCCAGCCAGCATGGACCTCTTGCTCTTGCACACCCGCCGCTCCAATTCTGACCTTCGACCACTGAGCACTAGCTGCCAGCTGCCTCACGCGCCCGCCGGCTCCGAGAGCGAGCGTGAGCACACCTACTCCGAAGTCGGTCGTCGATCCTCTCCCGCGCTCCACCCCGCAGACGACGGGCTGTACGAGAGCGTGGGGATCAAAGGGGCAGGGTCTGATGCTGCTGCCCCGCCCTCTGTCCCTCCCCAGACATCGACCAACACGGCCACTCTGCTCCACCCACACAGCCCAAAGTTTGATGGGAACGGGCGAGTCAGAGGAGGTGTGAACGGCGCGAGTCCTGAGGTGACGGCGGAGTACGCCTCGATACGGAAGGTGAAGAAGCTGGAGCGCTGCCGGAGAGAAGAAGTGCTAGATGATGGGGAGAGAGAGCAGCATAGCCTTTCCAGTACGGAGTCCTCCAGCGGCACGCTGCACCGGAAAACAGTGGAACCATTTCATCTGCCCACTTTCCCAAAG GAGGCAGTCTTCATGGGCAATGGTGAGCAGTACATTTGGAAGCCACCAGAAGAAGATGAGATCAATCTGTCAGGAGTTGGTCCGCTGGAGAATGGCCACAGTCATCCCACTGCTGTGGAG aTCTCTGACATGTACTCCACCGTTTGTAAGACCCTGaagaggagacatcagcaggGTCAGAGCCAAGAGGATAGCAGGCCGACGGGCTCCGCTCTGTCCCAAGATGTGGAGCAGGGCTCTGTGGGCTGGCCCGCTGGCGGTGCTACCAGCGAAGAGCCTTGGGGGAGGAGTTGCCCCCAGGAGGAGCATTGCTATGAACCAGTGGGTGAGAAGACGTGGCCACGGGGCCAGGCGCTAGAGTCAGACCAGGCGTACGCCACCATTGATCCCCACCGGAAGCGAGAAAAGCTGGCCAGCAACACACTGAAGCTTAAAAAGAAGGGTCCGGCTCAAGGTCCGGGGAGAGCCATGACCTGCGAGAACTTTTACGAGACTATCGGTGATGTGAAGCAAGGAGCGAACGCAGCAAGCACCACCACTATCTTTACCTTTAATGATGGCATGGAAATGTACGTTACGGGGCTATAA